The Paracoccus sp. MA genome contains a region encoding:
- a CDS encoding 1-acyl-sn-glycerol-3-phosphate acyltransferase, whose amino-acid sequence MKRRLDPLIAERAPWLFSGRRHHALARRALMWLLRYPRTLDLAAEYRDLPTDEVMRRIAALILRDLRVEGLEHIPATGPALIVSNHPTGIADGIMLNAVIAAVRDDLFVYANHDILRILPQFDSLIAPVEWRVEKRSHAKTRATMDYTREALGRGRIGLIFPSGRLAKRRGLTLHERPWMASAAMIAKKFDAPIIPLRIRARNSALFYLLDAIHPTLRDVTLFNEVLNKAGQPFRVTIGPPIPAASLPGRSEDGIALLRDAVLALPAPGQNAVRMSQIRGLFQRRHALAKPRPIE is encoded by the coding sequence ATGAAACGCCGTCTCGATCCGCTGATTGCCGAGCGGGCGCCCTGGCTTTTTTCGGGCCGGAGGCACCACGCTCTGGCGCGTCGGGCGCTGATGTGGCTCCTGCGCTATCCGCGCACGCTGGACCTGGCGGCCGAATACCGCGACCTGCCGACGGACGAGGTCATGCGCCGCATTGCCGCGCTGATCCTGCGCGACCTGCGGGTCGAGGGACTCGAGCATATCCCGGCCACCGGCCCGGCGCTGATCGTCTCGAACCACCCGACCGGCATCGCCGACGGCATCATGCTGAACGCGGTGATCGCGGCGGTGCGCGACGACCTGTTCGTCTATGCCAATCACGACATCCTGCGCATCCTGCCGCAATTCGACAGCCTGATCGCCCCGGTGGAATGGCGCGTCGAAAAGCGCAGCCACGCCAAGACCCGCGCCACCATGGATTACACGCGCGAGGCGCTGGGACGCGGGCGGATCGGCCTGATCTTTCCCTCGGGCCGGCTGGCCAAGCGCCGCGGCCTGACGCTGCACGAACGGCCCTGGATGGCCAGCGCGGCAATGATCGCGAAGAAGTTCGACGCGCCGATCATCCCGCTGCGCATCCGCGCCCGGAACTCGGCGCTGTTCTACCTGCTCGACGCGATCCACCCGACGCTGCGCGACGTGACGCTGTTCAACGAGGTGCTGAACAAGGCGGGCCAGCCCTTCCGCGTGACCATCGGCCCCCCGATCCCGGCCGCGTCGCTGCCCGGCCGCAGCGAGGACGGCATCGCGCTGCTGCGGGACGCGGTTCTGGCCCTGCCCGCGCCGGGCCAGAACGCCGTGCGCATGTCGCAGATCCGCGGGCTGTTCCAGCGCCGCCACGCGCTCGCCAAGCCGCGCCCGATCGAGTGA
- the obgE gene encoding GTPase ObgE: MKFLDLAKVYVRSGGGGAGCVSFRREKFIEYGGPDGGDGGKGGDVWAEAVDGLNTLIDFRFQQHFFARSGGHGMGAQRTGASGDDIVLRVPVGTEILEEDQETVIADLTEPGQRVLLARGGNGGFGNLHFKSSTNRAPRHANPGQPGVERTLWLRLKLIADAGLVGLPNAGKSTFLSAVSNARPKIADYPFTTLHPNLGVVGVDGHEFVMADIPGLIEGASEGRGLGDQFLGHVERSRVLLHLVDGTAEDVAQDARTILTELAAYSPALAEKPRVTALNKIDALDPETLAERKAALEAEIGGPVLLMSGVSREGVTEVLRALWARIAPSRKPAEDREDKPWQP, translated from the coding sequence GTGAAATTTCTCGATCTCGCCAAGGTCTATGTCCGCTCGGGCGGCGGGGGCGCGGGCTGCGTGTCCTTCCGCCGCGAGAAATTCATCGAATATGGCGGGCCGGACGGCGGCGACGGCGGCAAGGGCGGCGATGTCTGGGCCGAGGCGGTGGATGGGCTGAACACGCTGATCGACTTCCGCTTCCAGCAGCATTTCTTCGCCAGGTCCGGCGGGCACGGCATGGGCGCACAGCGCACCGGCGCCAGCGGGGACGATATCGTGCTGCGTGTCCCGGTCGGCACCGAGATCCTCGAGGAGGATCAGGAGACGGTGATCGCCGACCTGACCGAGCCCGGACAGCGCGTGCTGCTGGCCCGGGGCGGTAATGGCGGCTTCGGCAACCTGCATTTCAAAAGCTCGACCAACCGGGCGCCGCGCCACGCCAATCCCGGCCAGCCGGGGGTGGAGCGCACGCTGTGGCTGCGGCTGAAGCTGATCGCCGATGCCGGGCTGGTGGGGCTGCCGAATGCCGGGAAATCGACCTTCCTGTCGGCGGTGTCGAACGCCCGGCCCAAGATCGCCGACTATCCCTTCACCACGCTGCACCCGAACCTGGGCGTGGTCGGCGTGGACGGGCATGAATTCGTCATGGCCGACATCCCCGGCCTGATCGAGGGGGCAAGCGAGGGCAGGGGCCTCGGCGATCAGTTCCTGGGCCATGTCGAGCGTTCGCGCGTGCTTCTGCATCTGGTCGACGGCACCGCCGAAGATGTGGCGCAGGACGCCCGCACCATCCTGACCGAGCTTGCGGCCTATTCCCCGGCGCTGGCGGAAAAGCCGCGGGTGACGGCGCTGAACAAGATCGACGCGCTCGACCCCGAGACGCTGGCCGAGCGCAAGGCGGCGCTGGAGGCCGAGATCGGCGGCCCGGTCCTGCTGATGTCCGGCGTCTCGCGCGAAGGCGTGACCGAGGTCCTGCGCGCGCTCTGGGCGCGGATCGCTCCCTCGCGCAAGCCGGCCGAGGATCGGGAAGACAAGCCGTGGCAGCCGTGA
- a CDS encoding endonuclease/exonuclease/phosphatase family protein, with amino-acid sequence MPKSPDQLRLASYNLHKCRGMTGPHAPERNLAVIAELGADVIALQEVDFRFGARPEALPRKLIEKTTGMVPAPFIGTGENSLGWHGQTILLRPELRDKAAIRRLPLPGIEPRGALVLRLPGLTVVAVHLGLIRSSRRAQLSRIIAQARRIGHDRMALTGDFNEWHDSRGLEALEALRVVTPGPSWPAPFPRLRYDRFAVSRSIEVLDCGVLDNETARQASDHLPVWADLAVNAHEEVPCGYHPARITSRIPGQDGIAGTE; translated from the coding sequence ATGCCGAAAAGCCCCGACCAACTGAGACTGGCCAGCTACAACCTGCACAAGTGCCGCGGCATGACCGGCCCGCACGCACCCGAACGCAACCTTGCCGTCATCGCCGAACTGGGCGCCGACGTGATCGCCCTGCAAGAGGTGGATTTCCGCTTCGGCGCCCGGCCCGAGGCGCTGCCGCGCAAGCTGATCGAAAAGACCACCGGCATGGTGCCCGCCCCGTTCATCGGCACCGGCGAGAATTCGCTGGGCTGGCACGGGCAGACCATCCTGTTGCGGCCGGAACTGCGCGACAAGGCGGCGATCCGCCGCCTGCCGCTGCCGGGGATCGAACCGCGCGGCGCGCTGGTGCTGCGCCTGCCGGGGCTGACGGTGGTGGCGGTGCATCTGGGGCTGATCCGCTCGTCGCGCCGCGCGCAGCTGTCGCGCATCATCGCCCAGGCCCGGCGTATCGGCCACGACCGGATGGCGCTGACCGGCGATTTCAACGAATGGCACGATTCGCGCGGGCTCGAGGCGCTGGAGGCGCTGCGCGTCGTCACCCCGGGCCCCAGCTGGCCCGCGCCCTTCCCGCGCCTGCGCTATGACCGCTTCGCCGTCTCGCGCAGCATCGAGGTGCTGGATTGCGGCGTCCTCGACAACGAGACCGCGCGGCAGGCCTCTGACCATCTGCCGGTCTGGGCCGACCTGGCGGTCAACGCGCATGAGGAGGTGCCCTGCGGCTATCACCCGGCGCGCATCACCTCGCGCATTCCCGGCCAGGATGGGATTGCCGGGACAGAATGA
- a CDS encoding YdiU family protein, translated as MIHFDNSYARLPEGFFTRTRPTPVRDPKLVALNRPLAERLGLDADWLAGPEGVAMLAGNDLPEGAEPIAQAYAGHQFGGFVPQLGDGRAVLLGEVVAPDGARFDIQLKGAGPTPFSRRGDGRAWLGPVLREYLVSEFMAAFGIPTTRALAAVTTGETVIRETLLPGAVLTRVASSHIRVGTFEFYAARGDRERLQLLADHVIARHYPEASGAADLLQRVVERQAATIAGWMALGFIHGVMNTDNMSISGETIDYGPCAFMDGYRPDKVFSSIDAHGRYAWNEQPNIAVWNLAQFASCLVPLMGNDEAAVAEATRIVHSFPDLYQAEWLKRFAAKLGIAAPRPEDRALIERLLTLMAAEEADFTRSFAGLADGRAREEFAAPQQFDAWAEGWQARIRDLPDAAAVMARANPRRIPRNHRIEEAIAAGREGDYAPFHALDAALRAPFEDRPEWQPYALAPAPEEIVRRTFCGT; from the coding sequence ATGATCCACTTCGACAACAGCTATGCCCGACTGCCGGAAGGTTTCTTCACCCGCACCCGTCCGACGCCGGTGCGCGACCCGAAGCTGGTGGCGCTGAACCGGCCGCTGGCCGAGCGTCTCGGCCTCGATGCCGATTGGCTTGCCGGACCCGAAGGGGTGGCGATGCTGGCCGGCAACGACCTGCCCGAAGGGGCCGAGCCCATCGCCCAGGCCTATGCCGGCCACCAGTTCGGCGGCTTCGTGCCGCAGCTGGGCGATGGGCGCGCGGTGCTGCTGGGCGAGGTGGTGGCGCCGGACGGCGCGCGCTTCGACATCCAGCTGAAGGGCGCGGGCCCGACGCCCTTCTCGCGCCGCGGCGACGGCCGGGCCTGGCTGGGCCCGGTGCTGCGCGAATACCTGGTCAGCGAGTTCATGGCCGCCTTCGGCATCCCGACGACGCGGGCATTGGCCGCCGTCACCACCGGCGAGACGGTGATCCGCGAGACGCTGCTGCCCGGCGCGGTGCTGACCCGCGTCGCTTCCAGCCATATCCGCGTCGGCACCTTCGAATTCTACGCCGCCCGCGGCGACCGCGAGCGGCTGCAGCTGCTGGCCGATCACGTCATCGCCCGGCACTATCCCGAGGCATCCGGCGCGGCGGACCTGCTGCAGCGCGTGGTCGAGCGGCAGGCGGCCACCATCGCCGGCTGGATGGCGCTCGGCTTCATCCACGGGGTGATGAATACCGACAACATGTCGATCTCGGGCGAGACCATCGACTACGGCCCCTGCGCCTTCATGGACGGCTACCGGCCCGACAAGGTATTCAGCTCGATCGACGCCCATGGCCGCTATGCCTGGAACGAGCAGCCGAACATCGCGGTCTGGAACCTGGCGCAATTCGCCAGCTGCCTGGTGCCGCTGATGGGCAATGACGAGGCGGCGGTGGCCGAGGCGACGCGCATCGTCCACAGCTTCCCGGACCTCTATCAGGCCGAATGGCTGAAACGCTTCGCCGCCAAGCTGGGCATCGCCGCGCCGCGCCCCGAGGATCGCGCGCTGATCGAGCGGCTCTTGACGCTGATGGCGGCCGAGGAGGCGGATTTCACCCGCAGCTTCGCCGGGCTGGCGGACGGTCGCGCGCGCGAGGAATTCGCCGCGCCCCAGCAGTTCGACGCCTGGGCCGAGGGCTGGCAGGCGCGCATCCGCGACCTGCCGGACGCCGCAGCGGTCATGGCCCGCGCCAATCCGCGCCGCATCCCGCGCAACCACCGCATCGAGGAAGCCATCGCCGCCGGGCGCGAGGGCGATTACGCGCCCTTCCACGCGCTCGACGCGGCGTTGCGCGCGCCCTTCGAGGACCGGCCGGAATGGCAGCCCTATGCGCTGGCCCCGGCGCCCGAGGAGATCGTCCGCCGCACCTTCTGCGGCACCTGA
- a CDS encoding multidrug efflux SMR transporter, whose protein sequence is MPVLTYATLFTAITLEVVGTTFLQRSEQFTRLVPTLLMGLCYAASFYFLSLALRAMPLGIAYAIWSGLGIVLVSLIGLFVFGQRLDFAAVVGLTMIVAGVVIVNLFSGSVTH, encoded by the coding sequence ATGCCGGTCCTGACCTATGCCACGCTTTTCACCGCCATCACCCTGGAGGTTGTCGGCACCACCTTCCTGCAACGCAGCGAACAGTTCACCCGGCTGGTGCCCACGCTGCTGATGGGGCTGTGCTATGCGGCATCGTTCTATTTCCTGTCGCTGGCGCTCCGGGCCATGCCGCTGGGCATCGCCTATGCGATCTGGAGCGGGCTGGGGATCGTGCTGGTCTCGCTGATCGGGCTTTTCGTCTTTGGCCAGAGGCTGGATTTCGCGGCGGTGGTCGGGCTGACCATGATCGTCGCGGGTGTCGTCATCGTGAACCTGTTCTCGGGCAGCGTGACGCATTGA
- a CDS encoding squalene/phytoene synthase family protein — translation MSLDDCAQALRDHDPDRFGICLLVPAEARPKLMSLYALNLELARAPLASAEPLIAEMRLQWWIERLEEIGAGKPQAHELLTPLAEAWGPRAAAFAVLAEARRRDAAREPLVGPDAVAGYVRDTAVPLAQFAAEALGRGGAGGFAPPDPRGIFGQERNAGPAARVVAAQAEGVGLAHWLAALPALQGLGLGLWDPSAGVLGQIAGQARAKLAEAKAQRRHVPRRLAPVLFAGAGTRAVLQAAPRGIEALAGAGPSEFRRRLALGAFALTHRWWI, via the coding sequence ATGAGCCTTGACGACTGCGCCCAGGCATTGCGCGACCACGATCCCGACCGTTTCGGCATCTGCCTGCTGGTGCCGGCCGAGGCGCGGCCGAAGCTCATGTCGCTTTATGCGCTGAACCTGGAACTGGCGCGGGCGCCGCTCGCCTCGGCCGAGCCGCTGATCGCCGAGATGCGGCTGCAATGGTGGATCGAGCGGCTGGAGGAGATCGGCGCCGGCAAGCCGCAAGCGCATGAATTGCTGACGCCGCTGGCCGAAGCCTGGGGGCCGCGCGCTGCCGCCTTCGCCGTGCTGGCCGAAGCCCGCCGCCGGGATGCGGCGCGCGAGCCGCTGGTCGGGCCGGATGCCGTCGCCGGTTATGTGCGGGATACGGCGGTGCCGCTGGCGCAATTCGCGGCCGAGGCCCTGGGCCGGGGTGGCGCCGGGGGCTTCGCGCCCCCGGACCCCCGCGGGATATTTGGGCAAGAAAGAAATGCAGGGCCCGCGGCAAGGGTGGTCGCCGCCCAGGCCGAAGGCGTGGGGCTGGCGCATTGGCTGGCCGCGCTGCCGGCCTTGCAGGGGCTGGGGCTGGGGCTTTGGGATCCCTCGGCCGGGGTGTTGGGGCAGATTGCCGGCCAGGCCCGCGCGAAACTCGCCGAGGCGAAGGCGCAGCGCCGCCATGTGCCGCGCCGGCTGGCGCCGGTGCTGTTTGCTGGCGCGGGGACCCGGGCGGTGCTGCAGGCGGCGCCGCGGGGGATCGAGGCGCTGGCCGGCGCCGGGCCTTCGGAATTCCGCCGCCGGCTTGCGCTTGGCGCCTTTGCGCTGACGCATCGCTGGTGGATATGA
- the eno gene encoding phosphopyruvate hydratase has protein sequence MTAIIDIFAREILDSRGNPTVEVDVTLEDGTMGRAAVPSGASTGAHEAVEKRDGDKARYLGKGVLEAVAAVNGEIAENLIGEDATEQVAIDRMMIELDGTPNKGRLGANAILGVSLAVAKAAAEACSQPLYRYVGGAGARVLPVPMMNIINGGEHADNPIDIQEFMIMPVAAENIREAVRMGSEVFHTLKKELSSAGLATGVGDEGGFAPNLSSTRDALDFILKAIEKAGYQPGDDIMLALDCASTEYFKGGKYEMAGEGKSLTPAENVAYLEALCNDYPILSIEDGCAEDDWDGWKLLTDTLGGRVQLVGDDLFVTNPARLAEGIAKGCGNSLLVKVNQIGTLTETLDAVRMADRARYTSVMSHRSGETEDATIADLAVATNCGQIKTGSLARSDRLAKYNQLIRIEEMLGAAAEYAGKSILRG, from the coding sequence ATGACGGCCATCATCGACATATTCGCGCGCGAGATACTGGACAGCCGGGGCAATCCGACGGTCGAGGTCGATGTGACGCTGGAAGACGGCACCATGGGCCGGGCGGCGGTTCCTTCGGGCGCCTCGACCGGCGCGCATGAGGCGGTGGAAAAGCGCGACGGCGACAAGGCCCGCTACCTGGGCAAGGGCGTGCTGGAGGCCGTCGCCGCCGTCAACGGCGAGATCGCCGAGAACCTGATCGGCGAGGATGCGACCGAGCAGGTCGCCATCGACCGCATGATGATCGAGCTGGACGGCACCCCGAACAAGGGCCGGCTGGGTGCCAATGCCATCCTGGGCGTGTCGCTGGCGGTGGCCAAGGCCGCGGCCGAGGCCTGCTCGCAGCCGCTCTACCGCTATGTCGGCGGCGCGGGCGCCCGCGTGCTGCCGGTGCCGATGATGAACATCATCAACGGCGGCGAACATGCCGACAACCCGATCGACATCCAGGAATTCATGATCATGCCGGTCGCGGCGGAGAACATCCGCGAGGCCGTGCGCATGGGCTCGGAAGTGTTCCACACGCTGAAGAAGGAACTGTCCTCGGCTGGCCTCGCCACCGGCGTCGGCGACGAGGGCGGCTTCGCGCCGAACCTCTCCAGCACCCGCGACGCGCTGGACTTCATCCTCAAGGCCATCGAGAAGGCCGGCTACCAGCCCGGCGACGACATCATGCTGGCGCTGGACTGCGCCTCGACCGAATATTTCAAGGGCGGCAAATACGAGATGGCCGGCGAGGGCAAGTCGCTGACCCCGGCCGAGAACGTCGCCTACCTTGAGGCGCTCTGCAACGACTACCCGATCCTGTCGATCGAGGACGGCTGCGCCGAGGACGACTGGGACGGCTGGAAGCTCTTGACCGACACGCTGGGCGGCCGGGTGCAGCTGGTCGGCGACGACCTCTTCGTGACCAACCCGGCGCGTCTGGCCGAAGGCATCGCCAAGGGCTGCGGCAACTCGCTGCTGGTCAAGGTCAACCAGATCGGCACCCTGACCGAGACGCTGGACGCGGTGCGCATGGCCGACCGGGCGCGCTATACCTCGGTGATGTCGCACCGCTCGGGCGAGACCGAGGACGCCACCATCGCCGACCTGGCCGTGGCGACGAATTGCGGCCAGATCAAGACCGGCTCGCTTGCGCGCTCGGACCGGCTGGCGAAATACAACCAGCTGATCCGCATCGAGGAAATGCTGGGCGCCGCCGCCGAATATGCCGGGAAATCCATCCTGCGCGGCTGA
- the proB gene encoding glutamate 5-kinase, whose product MAAVTPELGRAQRLVVKIGSALLVNGAGLRAEWLRALCDDVAQARARGTDVVLVSSGAIALGRQVLGLSAGPLRVEQSQAAAAVGQIKLARAYEEALAPHGVKTAQLLVTLDDTTDRRRYLNSRATMQTLLGLGVVPIVNENDTVATDEIRFGDNDRLAAQIAVTCGADQLLLLSDVDGLYTANPKTDPSARHLPVVEQITPEIEAMGGDPISGVSKGGMKTKLLAARTAVAGGCAMAIAEGSVLNPLSAVANGARVTWFLPDTDPQAARKRWIAAMKPKGEITVDAGAARALGQGKSLLPAGVAAVSGRFGRGDPVVVQDGKGARLACGLVRYSSTEARAIAGHRSDEIEGILGYPGRAALIHRDDMVV is encoded by the coding sequence GTGGCAGCCGTGACGCCGGAACTGGGCCGCGCGCAGCGGCTGGTGGTCAAGATCGGCTCGGCGCTGCTGGTGAACGGCGCGGGGCTGCGCGCCGAATGGCTGCGCGCGCTTTGCGACGACGTGGCCCAGGCGCGGGCGCGGGGCACGGATGTGGTGCTGGTCTCCTCGGGCGCCATCGCGCTGGGGCGGCAGGTGCTGGGCCTGTCCGCCGGCCCCCTGCGGGTCGAACAGTCGCAGGCAGCGGCGGCGGTGGGCCAGATCAAGCTGGCCCGCGCCTATGAGGAGGCGCTGGCCCCGCATGGCGTCAAGACCGCGCAGCTGCTGGTGACGCTGGACGACACCACCGACCGCCGCCGTTACCTCAACAGCCGCGCCACCATGCAGACGCTGCTGGGCCTCGGCGTGGTGCCGATCGTGAACGAGAACGACACCGTGGCCACCGACGAGATCCGCTTCGGCGACAACGACCGGCTGGCGGCGCAGATCGCGGTGACCTGCGGGGCCGACCAGCTCTTGCTGCTGTCGGACGTGGACGGGCTCTATACCGCCAATCCCAAGACCGACCCCTCTGCGCGCCACCTGCCGGTGGTCGAACAGATCACGCCGGAGATCGAGGCCATGGGCGGCGACCCGATCTCGGGCGTCAGCAAGGGCGGCATGAAGACCAAGCTCTTGGCGGCGCGCACGGCGGTGGCGGGCGGCTGCGCCATGGCCATCGCCGAGGGCTCGGTCCTGAACCCGCTCTCGGCCGTCGCGAATGGCGCGCGCGTGACCTGGTTCCTGCCCGATACCGACCCGCAGGCGGCGCGCAAGCGCTGGATCGCGGCGATGAAGCCCAAGGGCGAGATCACCGTCGACGCCGGCGCGGCGCGGGCGCTGGGGCAGGGCAAGTCGCTGCTGCCGGCCGGCGTGGCCGCCGTCTCGGGCCGCTTCGGCCGCGGCGATCCGGTGGTGGTGCAGGACGGCAAGGGCGCGCGTCTGGCCTGCGGCCTCGTGCGCTATTCCTCGACCGAGGCGCGCGCCATCGCCGGCCACCGCAGCGACGAGATCGAGGGCATCCTGGGCTATCCCGGCCGCGCCGCGCTGATCCATCGCGACGACATGGTGGTGTGA
- the pepN gene encoding aminopeptidase N produces MTVTQYLADWRPYPYEIAETRLEFDLVPRATRVRSQIDFRRKGAGDLVLDGAGLKTLSLAIDGRPLDPAQAAGERLVIPAADLPDAFTFAAEVEIDPEANTALEGLYLSGGMFCTQCEAEGFRHITWYPDRPDVMAPFRVTIRSDKPVLLSNGNPVSQAPGQAVWHDPWPKPAYLFALVAGDLVAVPDSFTTMSGRKVALNVWVRPGDQDRAGYAMESLIRSMKWDEEAYGREYDLDVFNIVAVDDFNMGAMENKGLNIFNSKLVLASAETATDGDYERIEGVIGHEYFHNWTGNRITCRDWFQLCLKEGLTVFRDQQFTSDMRSAAVKRIHDVQTLRARQFREDAGPLAHPPRPDHYQEINNFYTATVYEKGAEVIGMLKRLVGDQGYRRALDLYFDRHDGQACTIEDWIKVFEDATGRDLTQFKHWYTDAGTPRLALSEDWQNGRLTLNFRQETAPTPGQPEKPPRVIPIALGLIGPNGDEVLPTTVLEMTEAEQSFHFDGLGARPVVSLLRGFSAPVTVAREIAADEQALLLAHDTDPYARWQAGHDLALDGLIARAAGGEGGTGFSRAIGGLLDDAEADPAFAALCLALPGEEEIATTIAARGQIPDPDAIHAGREALARDIAQTHEPALARLYEAMQTPGPYRPDAEGAARRSLRLACLGLLSRIDGGARAEALFDAASNMTERQGALECLIAAGRDAEALAAFAREFAGNRLVMDKWFMVQPLRAAPGRAVARARDLAARPDFDWKNPNRFRALIGGLTANHAAFHAADGSGYDFTVDWLMRLDPVNPQTTARLCSAFETWTRYDAGRQAHARAALGRLAAMPGLSRNTSEMVTRILAGGA; encoded by the coding sequence ATGACCGTCACGCAATATCTCGCCGACTGGCGCCCCTATCCCTACGAGATCGCCGAGACCCGGCTGGAATTCGACCTCGTCCCCCGCGCGACGCGGGTGCGCTCGCAGATCGACTTCCGCCGCAAGGGCGCGGGCGACCTGGTGCTGGACGGGGCCGGGCTGAAGACGCTGTCGCTGGCGATCGACGGCCGCCCGCTCGACCCCGCGCAAGCCGCGGGCGAGCGGCTGGTGATCCCCGCCGCCGACCTGCCCGACGCCTTCACCTTCGCCGCCGAGGTCGAGATCGACCCCGAGGCGAATACCGCGCTGGAGGGGCTTTACCTGTCGGGCGGCATGTTCTGCACGCAATGCGAGGCCGAGGGTTTCCGCCACATCACCTGGTATCCCGACCGCCCGGACGTGATGGCGCCCTTCCGCGTCACCATCCGCTCGGACAAGCCGGTGCTCTTGTCGAACGGCAACCCGGTCTCGCAGGCGCCGGGCCAGGCCGTCTGGCACGATCCCTGGCCGAAGCCCGCCTATCTGTTCGCGCTGGTCGCGGGGGATCTGGTGGCGGTCCCGGACAGCTTCACCACCATGTCGGGCCGCAAGGTGGCGCTGAACGTCTGGGTGCGCCCCGGCGACCAGGACCGCGCCGGCTATGCGATGGAATCGCTGATCCGCTCGATGAAATGGGACGAAGAGGCCTACGGGCGCGAATACGATCTCGACGTGTTCAACATCGTCGCGGTGGACGATTTCAACATGGGCGCGATGGAGAACAAGGGGCTGAACATCTTCAACTCCAAGCTGGTGCTGGCCAGTGCCGAGACCGCGACCGACGGCGATTACGAGCGCATCGAGGGCGTGATCGGCCATGAATATTTCCACAACTGGACCGGCAACCGCATCACCTGCCGCGACTGGTTCCAGCTTTGCCTGAAGGAAGGGCTGACGGTGTTCCGCGACCAGCAGTTCACCAGCGACATGCGCTCGGCCGCGGTCAAGCGCATCCATGACGTGCAGACCCTGCGCGCCCGCCAGTTCCGCGAGGATGCGGGCCCCTTGGCGCATCCGCCGCGCCCCGATCATTACCAGGAGATCAACAATTTCTACACCGCCACGGTCTATGAAAAGGGCGCCGAGGTCATCGGCATGCTCAAGCGGCTGGTGGGCGATCAGGGCTATCGCCGCGCGCTCGACCTGTATTTCGACCGCCATGACGGCCAGGCCTGCACCATCGAGGACTGGATCAAGGTCTTCGAGGACGCCACCGGCCGCGACCTGACCCAGTTCAAGCACTGGTATACCGATGCCGGCACGCCCCGGCTGGCGCTCTCCGAGGACTGGCAGAACGGCCGGCTTACCCTGAATTTCCGCCAGGAGACCGCGCCCACCCCCGGCCAGCCGGAAAAGCCGCCGCGGGTCATTCCCATCGCGCTCGGCCTGATCGGCCCCAATGGCGACGAGGTGCTGCCGACCACGGTGCTGGAGATGACCGAGGCCGAGCAGAGCTTCCATTTCGACGGGCTGGGCGCGCGGCCGGTGGTCTCGCTGCTGCGCGGCTTCTCGGCGCCGGTGACGGTCGCGCGCGAGATCGCCGCGGACGAGCAGGCGCTGCTGCTGGCGCATGACACCGACCCCTATGCGCGCTGGCAGGCCGGCCACGATCTGGCGCTGGACGGGCTGATCGCGCGGGCCGCCGGGGGCGAAGGCGGCACCGGGTTCAGCCGCGCCATCGGCGGGCTGCTGGACGATGCCGAGGCCGACCCCGCCTTCGCCGCGCTCTGCCTGGCGCTGCCCGGCGAGGAAGAGATCGCGACGACCATCGCCGCCCGCGGCCAGATCCCCGACCCCGACGCCATCCATGCCGGGCGCGAGGCGCTGGCCCGCGACATCGCCCAAACGCATGAGCCGGCGCTGGCCCGGCTCTACGAGGCGATGCAGACCCCCGGCCCCTACCGGCCCGATGCCGAGGGCGCGGCGCGGCGCAGCCTGCGCCTGGCCTGCCTGGGCCTGCTGTCGCGCATCGACGGCGGCGCGCGGGCCGAGGCGCTGTTCGACGCCGCCTCGAACATGACCGAGCGGCAGGGGGCGCTGGAATGCCTGATCGCCGCCGGCCGGGATGCCGAGGCGCTTGCCGCCTTTGCGCGGGAATTCGCCGGGAACCGGCTGGTCATGGACAAGTGGTTCATGGTCCAGCCGCTGCGCGCCGCGCCCGGCCGCGCCGTGGCCCGCGCCCGCGACCTTGCCGCGCGGCCGGATTTCGACTGGAAGAACCCCAACCGCTTCCGCGCCCTGATCGGCGGGCTGACCGCGAACCATGCCGCCTTCCACGCCGCCGACGGCTCGGGCTACGATTTCACCGTGGACTGGCTGATGCGGCTCGATCCGGTGAACCCGCAGACCACGGCGCGCCTGTGCTCGGCCTTCGAGACCTGGACGCGCTACGATGCCGGCAGGCAGGCCCATGCCCGCGCCGCGCTCGGCCGGCTGGCCGCCATGCCCGGGCTGTCGCGCAATACCTCCGAGATGGTTACGCGCATCCTTGCCGGTGGCGCCTGA